The Fibrobacter sp. genome segment CAGAGCAGGAAAAACTGGCTGTTGGAAAATCCACGGAGTATATGGTTCTGCAGGCTCAGAGAGATCAGATAGTTGCTCTTCTAGATGAAGCACGTTCAGAGGTGGGATACGCTAGTGCGATTATCGACCTACATCTTAAAGACGGAACACTTCTGGAGAGAAGAGGGGTTAAGAGTAAGTAGATGGCGTTTGGCTGGATTGGAGGTTGGTTCCGGAATTATCTCTGAGGTGAAAAATTGACTTAACTTGTTAAATCACTGAATCACCTCAGAGATGAGAAATTTGCATAAATAATTTATCACCAGATTTCCTCTGGGATGAAAAAGTAAACAAACCCTTTAAGCCATTGAATTACCTACAGGTTAGAAAAATGATTTAACTAATTAGATCACGAACTCTCTCCTCTTATTAGTCCCCATCACTTTTCAGTGCGTGATCGCAATAATAATCGATTGCCGACTTAAAAAAATCTGCCAGCCCGATCCGATAATTATCGTATGTTGCTCTGAAATCCTTATGGCTTGCATAGAGCTGACCCAACCCCCTGTACAGATCCGCAGGTGCTTTATAGAAGTTTTCTATCCACGCATGGTGGCGCTCAATCACTTTCTGGACCTCGGGACCGCCCGCTCCCCTGTCCATCAGTTCGGAAAGCAAACGGGCAATAGAATCTCCCTCTGCTTTTACCTCATTCCATTTCTCACTGGAGAATTTTTTAATCTTTTGCTCTGTCCTCTCAACTACATCCTCCCCAAACATCTCCCTGGCTTCCCTTTTATATCTGCCCATCTTTTCTTTTGAAAACCCTTTATAAAGCTCCTTATCGGTCAGCATTTCAGCTTCTCCTCTCAATCTGTTCAGTGTTGTTTCAATTGTTCCAATGAGACAGTAATACCTTTCAATGCGTTTCTGCAGCAGCTTCCGATGCACTTTCAGCGCCTGTGATGGATCAAATCTGGGGTTGTCAAGAATTCTCTTTACCTCTTGCAGCGGAAACTCCAGTTCTTTGTAAAAAAGGATCTGCTGAAGACGAATGAGTTCTTTTTCTCCGTAGATGCGATAACCCGATTCGGTCCGTGCCCTGGGTTTAAGAAGGCCGATCTGGTCGTAATGATGAAGTGTGCGCACACTCACCTTAGCCATCTTGGCCAATTGCTGAACAGTATAAGTTCGCATGATTCTGCCTCTAAAAGAATAAAGATAAGGCCTGACGTTACGTCAGAGTCAAGGGGTTTATCTGTTTTTTTTTAAAAGGAATGATAAACCTGGGTATTATTCACAGCATTCATAAATTCACCTCTGAGATGAATTTATGTTTTAAGCCGTTAAGCCATTGATTTTCAACTGATATAGAATTAGTGGTTTAAACCATTAAATCACCAGTTCACCCCGGAGATGAAATATTGAGTTAAGCAGGTAAATCCAAGATTTAACCCAGAGATGAAACATTGACTTAATACCACCCGAATCATTTAATACCCATTTACCATCTATATCTATTTTCCTGCCCAGAGTCAAAATACAGTATATTACTGAATTGGTCGGGCAAACCTACAATGATCCTTTAATTAGGAGGACTTATTTGGCTGGAAAAAAGCTCAGGTTTTTAAAAATCGTCAACCTAACCATCGCAGTACTGTTTCTGGTTCAATTTACCACGGTTATCCCCATCTTTTTCAATTTTGGTAATTTCGAGGTCATTCTTGGAATTCACAGATGGGTCGGGCTTTCATTTCTGATTATTATACCATTGCACATCTTTCTTAACTGGAACTGGATAAGAGCCAATTTCTTCTCCAGATCCGGGAAAAGCAAATGAGGAGATTCTATGAAGATACTAATCACTATTTTGACCGTCTGCCTTGTATGGGTGTCAGCACAATCCACTGACAACAGTTCTACAGCAGAAAAGACTATACAGGTAAAGGATTTCACTTTTGTTTACAAGGTTGATGGTCCGAACCTCGTGGCATCTGTTTCCTGCCCAACAAGCGGCTGGGTTGCTGTTGGTTTCAATCCATCGAAAATGATGAAAGATGCCAATTTCATAATGGGTTATGCTGATCCGGAAGGCCCGGTTATTGTTGATGAATTCGGGAGCGGAACCTATAAGCATCAACCAGATACATCCATTGGTGGACGCAACGATATTATCAATGCAGATTGTGTTGAAGAAAATGGAGTGACAACGCTTTCCTTTACGATCCCGCTTAACAGCGGAGACAGTAAAGATGCAGTTCTGCAGAAAGATGGCAAGACCAGAGTCATTTTTGCAGCAGGTAAAGACAAAGATCTGAAGAAAAAACACAATAAAACTGCAAGAACAGAGATCATTCTGGAAGATCGGAATTGATGGGACAATGCAGAATAAATATCTGTCAAAAGAAGAGTGCCAGGCACTTATTGGTATTTTGAAAACCCGTTTTGAAAACAACATGAAAAGGCACCAGGATCTTGAATGGCTACTGATACAGGCTAAACTGGAATCAGGAACAGAAAAACTGTGGTCTCTCAATGAAATGGAAAAAAGCGGTGGAGAGCCGGATGTAGTCTGGTATGACAAAAGCACAGATGAATACATATTTTGTGATTGTTCAGCAGAGAGTCCCAAAGGCCGTCGGAGCATCTGCTATGACCATGAGGCACTTGAGTCAAGAAAGAGGGATAAGCCAGGAAGCAGTGCAACTGAGATGGCTGCAGCGAT includes the following:
- a CDS encoding MerR family transcriptional regulator; translation: MRTYTVQQLAKMAKVSVRTLHHYDQIGLLKPRARTESGYRIYGEKELIRLQQILFYKELEFPLQEVKRILDNPRFDPSQALKVHRKLLQKRIERYYCLIGTIETTLNRLRGEAEMLTDKELYKGFSKEKMGRYKREAREMFGEDVVERTEQKIKKFSSEKWNEVKAEGDSIARLLSELMDRGAGGPEVQKVIERHHAWIENFYKAPADLYRGLGQLYASHKDFRATYDNYRIGLADFFKSAIDYYCDHALKSDGD
- a CDS encoding DUF4256 domain-containing protein, with protein sequence MQNKYLSKEECQALIGILKTRFENNMKRHQDLEWLLIQAKLESGTEKLWSLNEMEKSGGEPDVVWYDKSTDEYIFCDCSAESPKGRRSICYDHEALESRKRDKPGSSATEMAAAMGIDLLTEEQYQELQKVGPFDTKTSSWLKTPVEIRKFGGAIFGDYRYRRVFVYHNGAESYYAVRGFRGLLRV